A genomic region of Gossypium hirsutum isolate 1008001.06 chromosome D01, Gossypium_hirsutum_v2.1, whole genome shotgun sequence contains the following coding sequences:
- the LOC107933031 gene encoding putative methyltransferase C9orf114 homolog isoform X1: protein MGKKKDKKRFEREAETNSPAETQTDLSLLNAAGDSHRKKKPKTKPEKETNGETKKADDIPTVTVAIAGSIVDNAQSLELATRLASQIARAATIFRIDEVVVFDNKSSLRNNGAFSNQNKSNENDRGAAFLVRILQYLETPQYLRKALFAKHNSLRYVGMLPPLDAPHHLRKHEWAPYREGVTLEEKPTSSVGTVVDVGLDKNVVVDQALGPGKRVTVAMGTNQNLDYDLPRQVVSPSKPREDTGTYWGYKVRYASNISSVFSDCPYKGGYDHLIGTSEHGIVVKSSQLNLPAFRHLLIAFGGLLGLEKSVEEDNKFKGKNVRDIFNMYLNTCPHQGSRTIRTEEALLISLQYFQEPITRAMQGPVS from the exons ATGGGGAAGAAGAAGGATAAGAAGAGATTCGAAAGGGAAGCCGAAACCAACAGCCCAGCAGAAACCCAAACGGACCTCAGTCTTCTCAACGCCGCCGGCGATTCTCACCGTAAAAAGAAGCCAAAAACCAAACCGGAGAAAGAAACCAACGGTGAAACCAAAAAAGCCGACGATATCCCCACTGTCACCGTAGCTATCGCTGGTTCCATCGTCGACAACGCTCAGTCTCTCGAGCTCGCCACTCGA TTGGCGAGTCAAATTGCTCGTGCTGCAACTATTTTTCGGATCGATGAG GTGGTGGTGTTTGATAATAAGAGTAGCTTGAGGAATAATGGTGCTTTTTCGAACCAAAATAAATCGAATGAAAATGATAGAGGGGCGGCTTTCCTTGTTAGGATCTTGCAGTATCTCGAGACGCCGCAATATCTTAGAAAAGCTCTTTTCGCTAAGCATAATTCCCTTAGATATGTG GGAATGTTGCCTCCACTTGATGCTCCCCATCATCTGCGTAAGCATGAGTGGGCTCCCTATCGGGAAG GTGTCACACTTGAGGAAAAACCCACAAGCTCCGTGGGAACAGTGGTTGATGTAGGTTTAGATAAG AATGTTGTGGTTGATCAAGCACTCGGGCCTGGAAAAAGAGTTACCGTTGCAATGGGAACTAACCAAAACTTGGATTATG aTTTACCTCGCCAGGTTGTCTCCCCTTCCAAGCCTAGGGAAGACACAGGTACATATTGGGGGTATAAAGTGCGGTATGCTTCCAATATCAGTTCAGTATTCTCCGATTGCCCATACAAG GGTGGATATGATCACTTGATTGGTACATCAGAGCATGGGATAGTTGTTAAATCATCACAGCTCAATTTACCTGCTTTTAG GCATTTATTAATTGCTTTTGGTGGACTTTTGGGGTTGGAAAAGAGTGTAGAAGAAGATAATAAGTTTAAG GGAAAAAATGTGCGCGATATATTTAACATGTATTTGAACACGTGTCCGCATCAAGGAAGTCGAACAATTCGGACCGAG GAAGCTCTCTTAATATCACTCCAATATTTCCAAGAACCGATAACTCGAGCAATGCAAGGACCTGTGAGCTGA
- the LOC121213712 gene encoding chloride channel protein CLC-d isoform X2 has translation MLSNHFENGMDMARLAWSRLPHSEDGELDGVGLLSTSSNRNGVESLDYEVIENYAYREEQAQRGKFFVGYNVAVKWFFALLIGIGTGLAAVFINISVENFAGWKFALTFNIIQKSYLAGFLMYILINLALVFSSVYIITHFAPAAAGSGIPEIKGYLNGIDIPGILLFRTLIGKIFGSIGSVGGGLALGKEGPLVHTGACIASLLGQGGSTKYHLSSRWLQFFKSDRDRRDLVTCGCAAGVAAAFRAPVGGVLFALEEVTSWWRSQLMWRVFFTSAVVAVVVRVAMGWCKSGNCGHFGGGGFIIWDISDGQEDYSFEELLPMAVIGIIGGLLGALFNQLTIYVTRWRRNYLHKKGNRVKIYEACLISVLTSVISFGLPLLRNCSPCPDSDPGSEIECPRAPGVDGNYVNFYCGKDKEYNDLATIFFNTQDDAIRNLFSAKTIHEFSAKSLLTFLVMFYTLAVVTFGTAVPAGQFVPGIMIGSTYGRLVGIFTVNHYKKLNIDEGTYALLGAASFLGGSMRMTVSLCVIMVEITNNLKLLPLIMLVLLISKAVGDVFNEGLYDEQTRLRGIPLLESRPKYVMRKMTAREACGNQKVLSLPRVVKVADAVSILRSNKHNGFPVVDHTRDGEPLVIGLMLRSHLLVLLQSKIGFQHSPLPSHSRSGSGAIRHNFSEFAKPVSSKGISIDDIYLSSEDLEMYIDLAPFLNPSPYVVPEDMSLTKVYNLFRQLGLRHIFVVPRASRVIGVITRKDLLIEEESEDSATMELQSTSRSAT, from the exons ATGTTATCGAATCATTTTGAAAATGGAATGGATATGGCGAGGCTTGCTTGGTCCCGGCTTCCACATTCAGAAGACGGTGAGCTTGACGGAGTCGGATTATTGAGTACTTCAAGCAATAGGAACGGCGTCGAGAGCCTTGATTACGAAGTTATTGAAAATTACGCCTATCGAGAAGAACAG gctCAAAGAGGAAAGTTTTTTGTTGGATATAACGTGGCCGTTAAGTGGTTCTTCGCTTTGCTCATCGGCATCG GAACTGGGTTAGCTGCTGTATTTATCAATATTTCTGTTGAGAACTTTGCTGGATGGAAGTTTGCATTGACTTTTAACATAATACAAAAGTCATATCTGGCTGGTTTTTTAATGTACATCTTAATCAACTTAGCTTTAGTCTTTTCTTCTGTATATATCATCACCCACTTTGCTCCGGCAGCAGCAGGGTCTGGTATTCCTGAAATCAAGGGTTATTTGAatg GAATTGATATTCCCGGTATCCTTCTTTTCAGAACTTTGATTGGAAAG ATATTTGGAAGTATTGGTTCAGTTGGAGGTGGTTTAGCTCTGGGCAAAGAGGGACCTCTTGTCCATACTGGTGCTTGTATTGCTTCTTTACTTGGACAA GGTGGATCCACAAAATACCATCTAAGTTCCAGGTGGCTTCAATTCTTCAAGAGCGATCGGGATCGCCGTGATCTT GTGACCTGTGGCTGTGCAGCTGGAGTTGCTGCTGCTTTTAGAGCTCCAGTTGGGGGTGTATTATTTGCATTGGAGGAGGTTACATCTTG GTGGAGGAGTCAACTAATGTGGCGTGTCTTTTTCACTTCTGCGGTTGTGGCTGTTGTGGTGCGTGTTGCTATGGGATGGTGTAAAAGTGGAAACTGTGGACATTTTGGTGGTGGTGGCTTTATTATATGGGATATATCAGA TGGTCAAGAGGACTATTCTTTTGAGGAATTATTGCCAATGGCAGTTATTGGAATCATTGGGGGTCTACTAG GAGCTTTGTTTAACCAACTTACTATTTATGTAACTCGCTGGCGACGTAATTATTTGCACAAGAAAGGGAATCGAGTTAAG ATATATGAAGCTTGCCTTATCTCTGTTTTAACGTCTGTTATATCTTTTGGACTACCGCTACTAAGAAACTGCAGTCCATGCCCTGACTCAGATCCTGGCTCTGAAATTGAATGTCCAAGGGCTCCTGGAGTGGATGGGAATTATGTGAAT TTCTACTGCGGTAAGGACAAGGAATACAATGATCTTGCAACTATTTTCTTCAATACTCAG GATGATGCCATCAGGAATTTGTTTAGTGCAAAAACAATTCATGAGTTCAGTGCTAAAAGCTTGTTGACATTTTTG gTTATGTTTTATACCTTAGCAGTAGTGACATTTGGTACTGCTGTTCCAGCTGGTCAATTTGTTCCTGGAATAATGATAGGATCAACATACGGCCGTCTTGTTGGTATTTTCACTGTTAACCATTACAAGAAGCTCAACATTGACGAGGGAAC ATATGCGCTTTTAGGAGCTGCTTCATTTCTTGGGGGTTCTATGCGTATGACAGTATCTCTGTGTGTCATAATGGTCGAAATCACAAATAACTTGAAACTTTTACCTCTTATTATGCTTGTTCTTCTCATATCTAAG GCTGTTGGTGATGTTTTCAATGAAGGTTTATATGATGAACAAACACGATTGAGGGGCATTCCGTTGCTGGAATCAAGACCCAAGTATGTGATGCGGAAAATGACTGCCAGGGAAGCCTGTGGGAACCAGAAG GTTCTTTCGCTTCCTCGGGTTGTAAAGGTTGCAGATGCTGTTTCCATTTTGCGGAGCAATAAACATAACGGCTTTCCT GTGGTTGATCACACGAGAGATGGAGAACCTCTTGTTATTGGACTCATGCTTCGAAG TCACCTACTGGTACTTCTTCAATCCAAGATTGGTTTCCAGCATAGTCCTTTACCTTCTCATTCCCGAAGTGGATCCGGAGCAATTAG GCATAATTTCAGTGAATTTGCTAAACCTGTTTCGAGTAAAGGAATATCAATAGATGATATTTATCTTAGTTCAGAGGATTTAGAAATGTACATAGATCTTGCACCATTTCTGAATCCTTCACCGTATGTAGTACCCGAAGATATGTCTTTAACCAAG GTCTACAATCTTTTCCGCCAACTAGGATTGAGACACATATTTGTTGTTCCTCGTGCATCTCGAGTGATTGGTGTAATCACTAGAAAGGATCTGCTGATTGAGGAG GAATCTGAGGATTCAGCTACAATGGAGCTCCAATCAACTAGT AGGTCAGCGACATAA
- the LOC121213712 gene encoding chloride channel protein CLC-d isoform X1, with product MLSNHFENGMDMARLAWSRLPHSEDGELDGVGLLSTSSNRNGVESLDYEVIENYAYREEQAQRGKFFVGYNVAVKWFFALLIGIGTGLAAVFINISVENFAGWKFALTFNIIQKSYLAGFLMYILINLALVFSSVYIITHFAPAAAGSGIPEIKGYLNGIDIPGILLFRTLIGKIFGSIGSVGGGLALGKEGPLVHTGACIASLLGQGGSTKYHLSSRWLQFFKSDRDRRDLVTCGCAAGVAAAFRAPVGGVLFALEEVTSWWRSQLMWRVFFTSAVVAVVVRVAMGWCKSGNCGHFGGGGFIIWDISDGQEDYSFEELLPMAVIGIIGGLLGALFNQLTIYVTRWRRNYLHKKGNRVKIYEACLISVLTSVISFGLPLLRNCSPCPDSDPGSEIECPRAPGVDGNYVNFYCGKDKEYNDLATIFFNTQDDAIRNLFSAKTIHEFSAKSLLTFLVMFYTLAVVTFGTAVPAGQFVPGIMIGSTYGRLVGIFTVNHYKKLNIDEGTYALLGAASFLGGSMRMTVSLCVIMVEITNNLKLLPLIMLVLLISKAVGDVFNEGLYDEQTRLRGIPLLESRPKYVMRKMTAREACGNQKVLSLPRVVKVADAVSILRSNKHNGFPVVDHTRDGEPLVIGLMLRSHLLVLLQSKIGFQHSPLPSHSRSGSGAIRHNFSEFAKPVSSKGISIDDIYLSSEDLEMYIDLAPFLNPSPYVVPEDMSLTKVYNLFRQLGLRHIFVVPRASRVIGVITRKDLLIEEESEDSATMELQSTSVRGQRHKTRLLEENGADAERPLLNGLLVQNQR from the exons ATGTTATCGAATCATTTTGAAAATGGAATGGATATGGCGAGGCTTGCTTGGTCCCGGCTTCCACATTCAGAAGACGGTGAGCTTGACGGAGTCGGATTATTGAGTACTTCAAGCAATAGGAACGGCGTCGAGAGCCTTGATTACGAAGTTATTGAAAATTACGCCTATCGAGAAGAACAG gctCAAAGAGGAAAGTTTTTTGTTGGATATAACGTGGCCGTTAAGTGGTTCTTCGCTTTGCTCATCGGCATCG GAACTGGGTTAGCTGCTGTATTTATCAATATTTCTGTTGAGAACTTTGCTGGATGGAAGTTTGCATTGACTTTTAACATAATACAAAAGTCATATCTGGCTGGTTTTTTAATGTACATCTTAATCAACTTAGCTTTAGTCTTTTCTTCTGTATATATCATCACCCACTTTGCTCCGGCAGCAGCAGGGTCTGGTATTCCTGAAATCAAGGGTTATTTGAatg GAATTGATATTCCCGGTATCCTTCTTTTCAGAACTTTGATTGGAAAG ATATTTGGAAGTATTGGTTCAGTTGGAGGTGGTTTAGCTCTGGGCAAAGAGGGACCTCTTGTCCATACTGGTGCTTGTATTGCTTCTTTACTTGGACAA GGTGGATCCACAAAATACCATCTAAGTTCCAGGTGGCTTCAATTCTTCAAGAGCGATCGGGATCGCCGTGATCTT GTGACCTGTGGCTGTGCAGCTGGAGTTGCTGCTGCTTTTAGAGCTCCAGTTGGGGGTGTATTATTTGCATTGGAGGAGGTTACATCTTG GTGGAGGAGTCAACTAATGTGGCGTGTCTTTTTCACTTCTGCGGTTGTGGCTGTTGTGGTGCGTGTTGCTATGGGATGGTGTAAAAGTGGAAACTGTGGACATTTTGGTGGTGGTGGCTTTATTATATGGGATATATCAGA TGGTCAAGAGGACTATTCTTTTGAGGAATTATTGCCAATGGCAGTTATTGGAATCATTGGGGGTCTACTAG GAGCTTTGTTTAACCAACTTACTATTTATGTAACTCGCTGGCGACGTAATTATTTGCACAAGAAAGGGAATCGAGTTAAG ATATATGAAGCTTGCCTTATCTCTGTTTTAACGTCTGTTATATCTTTTGGACTACCGCTACTAAGAAACTGCAGTCCATGCCCTGACTCAGATCCTGGCTCTGAAATTGAATGTCCAAGGGCTCCTGGAGTGGATGGGAATTATGTGAAT TTCTACTGCGGTAAGGACAAGGAATACAATGATCTTGCAACTATTTTCTTCAATACTCAG GATGATGCCATCAGGAATTTGTTTAGTGCAAAAACAATTCATGAGTTCAGTGCTAAAAGCTTGTTGACATTTTTG gTTATGTTTTATACCTTAGCAGTAGTGACATTTGGTACTGCTGTTCCAGCTGGTCAATTTGTTCCTGGAATAATGATAGGATCAACATACGGCCGTCTTGTTGGTATTTTCACTGTTAACCATTACAAGAAGCTCAACATTGACGAGGGAAC ATATGCGCTTTTAGGAGCTGCTTCATTTCTTGGGGGTTCTATGCGTATGACAGTATCTCTGTGTGTCATAATGGTCGAAATCACAAATAACTTGAAACTTTTACCTCTTATTATGCTTGTTCTTCTCATATCTAAG GCTGTTGGTGATGTTTTCAATGAAGGTTTATATGATGAACAAACACGATTGAGGGGCATTCCGTTGCTGGAATCAAGACCCAAGTATGTGATGCGGAAAATGACTGCCAGGGAAGCCTGTGGGAACCAGAAG GTTCTTTCGCTTCCTCGGGTTGTAAAGGTTGCAGATGCTGTTTCCATTTTGCGGAGCAATAAACATAACGGCTTTCCT GTGGTTGATCACACGAGAGATGGAGAACCTCTTGTTATTGGACTCATGCTTCGAAG TCACCTACTGGTACTTCTTCAATCCAAGATTGGTTTCCAGCATAGTCCTTTACCTTCTCATTCCCGAAGTGGATCCGGAGCAATTAG GCATAATTTCAGTGAATTTGCTAAACCTGTTTCGAGTAAAGGAATATCAATAGATGATATTTATCTTAGTTCAGAGGATTTAGAAATGTACATAGATCTTGCACCATTTCTGAATCCTTCACCGTATGTAGTACCCGAAGATATGTCTTTAACCAAG GTCTACAATCTTTTCCGCCAACTAGGATTGAGACACATATTTGTTGTTCCTCGTGCATCTCGAGTGATTGGTGTAATCACTAGAAAGGATCTGCTGATTGAGGAG GAATCTGAGGATTCAGCTACAATGGAGCTCCAATCAACTAGTGTAAG AGGTCAGCGACATAAGACAAGATTGTTGGAAGAGAATGGTGCAGATGCAGAACGGCCACTTCTGAATGGTCTTTTGGTTCAAAATCAAAGGTAA
- the LOC107933037 gene encoding uncharacterized protein YwkD: MAVAKAACLNHISRESSDIRRLANFYKEIFGFEEIESPDFGEFKVIWLNLPGSFPMHLIERNPLTKLPEGPYSSTAAVADPSNLPRGHHICFTVSNFDSFVQSLKDKGIQTFERSLPNGKVRQIFFFDPDGNGLEVASREAP, encoded by the exons ATGGCGGTGGCGAAAGCAGCTTGCCTTAACCACATTTCCAGAGAATCCTCTGACATTAGACGCCTTGCTAATTTCTACAAAGAG ATCTTTGGGTTCGAGGAGATTGAGAGCCCAGATTTCGGGGAGTTCAAGGTAATATGGTTGAATCTTCCGGGATCTTTTCCCATGCATTTAATTGAAAGGAACCCACTCACGAAACTTCCCGAAGGTCCGTACAGTTCCACGGCGGCCGTTGCTGACCCTAGTAATCTTCCTAGAGGTCATCATATTTGCTTCACCGTTTCCAATTTCGATTCTTTTGTTCAGTCTCTCAAG GATAAAGGAATTCAGACTTTTGAGAGGTCCCTCCCCAATGGGAAAGTCAGGCAGATCTTCTTTTTTGATCCAGAtg GTAATGGATTGGAGGTTGCCAGTAGGGAAGCTCCATGA
- the LOC107933031 gene encoding putative methyltransferase C9orf114 homolog isoform X2 → MGKKKDKKRFEREAETNSPAETQTDLSLLNAAGDSHRKKKPKTKPEKETNGETKKADDIPTVTVAIAGSIVDNAQSLELATRLASQIARAATIFRIDEGMLPPLDAPHHLRKHEWAPYREGVTLEEKPTSSVGTVVDVGLDKNVVVDQALGPGKRVTVAMGTNQNLDYDLPRQVVSPSKPREDTGTYWGYKVRYASNISSVFSDCPYKGGYDHLIGTSEHGIVVKSSQLNLPAFRHLLIAFGGLLGLEKSVEEDNKFKGKNVRDIFNMYLNTCPHQGSRTIRTEEALLISLQYFQEPITRAMQGPVS, encoded by the exons ATGGGGAAGAAGAAGGATAAGAAGAGATTCGAAAGGGAAGCCGAAACCAACAGCCCAGCAGAAACCCAAACGGACCTCAGTCTTCTCAACGCCGCCGGCGATTCTCACCGTAAAAAGAAGCCAAAAACCAAACCGGAGAAAGAAACCAACGGTGAAACCAAAAAAGCCGACGATATCCCCACTGTCACCGTAGCTATCGCTGGTTCCATCGTCGACAACGCTCAGTCTCTCGAGCTCGCCACTCGA TTGGCGAGTCAAATTGCTCGTGCTGCAACTATTTTTCGGATCGATGAG GGAATGTTGCCTCCACTTGATGCTCCCCATCATCTGCGTAAGCATGAGTGGGCTCCCTATCGGGAAG GTGTCACACTTGAGGAAAAACCCACAAGCTCCGTGGGAACAGTGGTTGATGTAGGTTTAGATAAG AATGTTGTGGTTGATCAAGCACTCGGGCCTGGAAAAAGAGTTACCGTTGCAATGGGAACTAACCAAAACTTGGATTATG aTTTACCTCGCCAGGTTGTCTCCCCTTCCAAGCCTAGGGAAGACACAGGTACATATTGGGGGTATAAAGTGCGGTATGCTTCCAATATCAGTTCAGTATTCTCCGATTGCCCATACAAG GGTGGATATGATCACTTGATTGGTACATCAGAGCATGGGATAGTTGTTAAATCATCACAGCTCAATTTACCTGCTTTTAG GCATTTATTAATTGCTTTTGGTGGACTTTTGGGGTTGGAAAAGAGTGTAGAAGAAGATAATAAGTTTAAG GGAAAAAATGTGCGCGATATATTTAACATGTATTTGAACACGTGTCCGCATCAAGGAAGTCGAACAATTCGGACCGAG GAAGCTCTCTTAATATCACTCCAATATTTCCAAGAACCGATAACTCGAGCAATGCAAGGACCTGTGAGCTGA
- the LOC107933070 gene encoding uncharacterized protein: protein MRIHPSPKKRNIAIQYEMDPRSEAERPRKKLRRLPHLFGRVLELPFRSDADVTVEESSDRFKFVAETDERIGDVVRAHAMEIHPGVTRIVIRSENLVDFCSLDHIVLDMWRFRLPEMARPELASAIYEDGELIVTVPKGELGGGVRNGNTNNNRFVLVQ, encoded by the coding sequence ATGAGAATCCACCCATCGCCTAAGAAAAGAAACATTGCCATCCAATATGAGATGGACCCAAGATCTGAAGCCGAGAGACCTCGCAAGAAGCTCAGGCGGTTGCCTCACCTCTTCGGCCGCGTTTTGGAACTGCCATTTAGGTCGGACGCCGACGTGACGGTGGAAGAAAGCTCCGATCGTTTCAAGTTTGTGGCTGAAACGGACGAGAGGATTGGCGATGTCGTGAGGGCTCATGCGATGGAAATCCACCCTGGGGTTACCAGGATCGTAATAAGGTCAGAAAATTTGGTGGATTTTTGTTCATTGGATCATATAGTGCTCGACATGTGGCGATTCAGGTTGCCGGAGATGGCACGACCAGAGCTGGCTAGTGCTATTTACGAGGATGGGGAGCTTATTGTGACGGTGCCTAAGGGAGAGCTTGGTGGTGGTGTGAGAAATGGTAACACTAATAATAACAGGTTTGTTCTTGTACAATAA